The following coding sequences lie in one Halogeometricum rufum genomic window:
- a CDS encoding NifU family protein encodes MSIETRDGESGLEDRLVLFMRRNFPQIQMHGGSAGIDAIDEESGEVWISLGGACSGCGISPMTVQALQSRMVAEFDEVSQVHATTGGSFDYDAPDEDRFARSREDAPF; translated from the coding sequence ATGAGTATCGAGACGAGAGACGGCGAGTCGGGCCTCGAAGACCGACTCGTGCTGTTCATGCGCCGGAACTTCCCGCAGATTCAGATGCACGGCGGGAGCGCGGGCATCGACGCCATCGACGAGGAGTCCGGCGAGGTGTGGATTTCGCTCGGCGGGGCCTGTTCGGGGTGCGGCATCTCGCCGATGACGGTGCAGGCGCTACAGTCGCGGATGGTCGCGGAGTTCGACGAGGTGTCGCAGGTCCACGCCACCACGGGCGGGTCGTTCGACTACGACGCGCCCGACGAGGACCGGTTCGCGCGGAGTCGCGAAGACGCTCCCTTCTGA
- the trxA gene encoding thioredoxin yields the protein MSTPESRGTPVHVESQEHLEELVAGADVVLVDFYADWCGPCKMLEPTVEEIAAETDALVLKVDIDELQELAREEGIRSVPTLQFYADGEQAKRVIGVQDKSDLLDIVDELSN from the coding sequence ATGAGTACACCCGAGAGCCGAGGAACGCCCGTCCACGTCGAGAGTCAGGAGCACCTCGAAGAACTCGTCGCCGGAGCGGACGTGGTGCTCGTGGACTTCTACGCGGACTGGTGCGGCCCGTGCAAGATGCTCGAACCCACCGTCGAGGAGATCGCCGCCGAGACCGACGCCCTCGTCCTGAAGGTCGACATCGACGAACTGCAGGAACTCGCCCGCGAGGAGGGCATCCGCTCGGTGCCGACGCTACAGTTCTACGCCGACGGCGAACAGGCCAAACGCGTCATCGGCGTCCAGGACAAGTCCGACCTCCTCGACATCGTCGACGAACTGTCGAACTGA
- a CDS encoding metallophosphoesterase encodes MARRGDRPIVEPVPGDPAAVARLGPEAADETALVVADYHAGIEAGLRYERGVELDSDADVRLARLTRLLDETAPDRLVVLGDLGHRIGNPRGDETDELETFVERVTARVPVTLVRGNHDGGIDEAFGDRIEVTDGAGVRLGRVGFAHGHTWPSREVVESDVVCTAHEHPAVRLEDSVGGGRKERAWLRGPMNPDPFAEQLGLDATDLDWKGPELVVFPAFNDRSGGTWVNVEGQGFLSPFLPAGVFDADAYLLDGTRLGPYRSV; translated from the coding sequence ATGGCACGCCGAGGCGACCGGCCGATAGTCGAACCGGTGCCGGGCGACCCGGCGGCCGTCGCGCGCCTCGGTCCCGAGGCGGCCGACGAGACGGCACTCGTCGTCGCCGACTACCACGCGGGCATCGAGGCGGGCCTGCGCTACGAACGCGGCGTGGAACTCGACAGCGACGCCGACGTGCGCCTCGCGCGCCTCACCCGACTGCTCGACGAGACGGCCCCGGACCGACTGGTCGTCCTCGGCGACCTGGGTCACCGCATCGGGAACCCGCGCGGCGACGAGACCGACGAGTTGGAGACGTTCGTGGAGCGAGTCACCGCCCGCGTGCCGGTGACGCTGGTCCGCGGCAACCACGACGGCGGCATCGACGAGGCGTTCGGCGACCGCATCGAGGTGACGGACGGTGCCGGCGTCAGACTCGGCCGCGTCGGCTTCGCCCACGGCCACACGTGGCCGTCGCGCGAGGTGGTCGAGAGCGACGTGGTCTGCACGGCGCACGAACATCCGGCGGTCCGCCTCGAAGACTCGGTCGGCGGCGGCCGGAAGGAACGGGCGTGGCTTCGCGGGCCGATGAACCCCGACCCGTTCGCCGAGCAGTTGGGACTGGACGCGACCGACCTCGATTGGAAGGGGCCCGAACTCGTCGTCTTCCCGGCGTTCAACGACCGCTCCGGCGGCACGTGGGTGAACGTCGAGGGACAGGGATTCCTCTCGCCGTTCCTCCCGGCGGGCGTGTTCGACGCCGACGCCTACCTGCTGGACGGGACGCGACTCGGGCCGTACCGGTCGGTGTGA
- a CDS encoding universal stress protein translates to MFTVLMPVDESESRGTAQADAVIRLPHAAEDVRVVLLYVFEDRTQAGGTSPKQIDGGRAAHGRLRGAGVSIEELSRVGDPATEILSAAAETDADYIVLGGRKRSPLGSLLFGSVTQAVVLDADRPVTITGGAKASPS, encoded by the coding sequence ATGTTCACCGTACTGATGCCGGTCGACGAGAGCGAATCGCGCGGCACGGCGCAGGCCGACGCGGTCATCAGGCTCCCGCACGCGGCCGAAGACGTACGGGTGGTGCTCCTGTACGTGTTCGAGGACAGAACGCAGGCGGGGGGAACCTCGCCCAAGCAGATAGACGGCGGGCGCGCGGCGCACGGCCGACTCAGAGGTGCGGGCGTCAGCATCGAGGAACTGTCGCGCGTCGGCGACCCGGCGACGGAGATACTCTCGGCGGCGGCCGAGACGGACGCCGACTACATCGTCCTCGGGGGCCGAAAGCGGTCCCCGCTCGGGTCGCTGCTGTTCGGCAGCGTCACGCAGGCCGTCGTCCTGGACGCCGACCGACCGGTCACCATCACCGGCGGGGCGAAGGCCAGTCCGTCCTAA
- a CDS encoding glycosyltransferase family 4 protein: protein MLGWGFPPNVSGGLDTHVGEMFDGLQARGVDIELVLPAEYAPEDRDGIHGVPTGEGDIITRIGRLSSAFAEHAQDADVVHTHDWFGYGPGSRAKSNADVEWVTTFHSLSSDRNVDPPKREVETERRIVERCDHLLAVSELTASRVRDLYGGDPDVIYNGFSKCETTGRDLKEELDIDGDMLFFVGRHTDQKGISHLVYAMEKLRRDDVTLVVGGSGHLTDQLKKFAELLDVQDQIEWAGYIPEEALGDYYASADLFVSPSLSEPFGITITEALSAGTRVVATESGVNEVLPEDCVIEVEPESGSLADGIDYGLSLEGPPEYDPVTWDDVVDETIDFYERVAGE, encoded by the coding sequence ATGCTGGGCTGGGGCTTCCCGCCGAACGTGAGCGGGGGTCTCGACACCCACGTCGGGGAGATGTTCGACGGACTGCAAGCGCGCGGCGTAGACATCGAACTCGTCCTCCCGGCGGAGTACGCGCCGGAGGACCGCGACGGGATACACGGCGTCCCGACGGGGGAAGGCGACATCATCACCCGCATCGGCCGTCTCAGCTCCGCGTTCGCCGAACACGCACAGGACGCCGACGTGGTCCACACGCACGACTGGTTCGGCTACGGACCCGGGTCGCGGGCGAAGTCGAACGCGGACGTGGAGTGGGTGACGACGTTCCACTCGCTCTCCTCGGACCGCAACGTCGACCCGCCCAAGCGAGAGGTCGAGACCGAACGCCGCATCGTCGAACGCTGCGACCACCTCCTCGCGGTGAGCGAACTCACGGCCTCGCGCGTCAGGGACCTGTACGGCGGCGACCCCGACGTCATCTACAACGGCTTCTCGAAGTGTGAGACGACCGGGCGCGACCTGAAGGAGGAACTGGACATCGACGGCGACATGCTGTTCTTCGTCGGCCGGCACACCGACCAGAAGGGCATCTCGCACCTCGTCTACGCCATGGAGAAACTCCGCCGCGACGACGTGACGCTGGTCGTCGGCGGGTCGGGCCACCTCACGGACCAACTGAAGAAGTTCGCCGAACTGCTCGACGTGCAGGACCAGATAGAGTGGGCCGGCTACATCCCCGAGGAGGCGCTGGGCGACTACTACGCCTCGGCGGACCTGTTCGTCTCGCCGTCGCTGTCCGAACCGTTCGGCATCACCATCACGGAGGCGCTCTCGGCGGGGACGCGCGTCGTCGCCACCGAGAGCGGCGTCAACGAGGTGCTCCCCGAGGACTGCGTCATCGAAGTCGAACCCGAGTCTGGGTCGCTCGCCGACGGCATCGACTACGGTCTCTCACTGGAGGGACCGCCCGAGTACGACCCGGTGACCTGGGACGACGTGGTGGACGAGACTATCGACTTCTACGAGCGAGTCGCCGGCGAGTAG
- a CDS encoding 2,5-diamino-6-(ribosylamino)-4(3H)-pyrimidinone 5'-phosphate reductase, translating into MHVVVNAAASVDGKLSTRRREQVKISGADDFARVDRVRADSDAVLVGVGTVLADDPHLTLDDETYRDERRADGRDPNPARVVADSRARTPTDARIVDDAATTYVLVSESAPEDRVAALERAGATVVVAGETRVSFPEAFAELERRGVERTMVEGGGEVIFSLFEDGLVDELSLYVGSVVVGGRDAPTLADGEGFVADFPTLDLRGVERVDDGVLLTYDVD; encoded by the coding sequence ATGCACGTCGTCGTCAACGCCGCCGCGAGCGTCGATGGGAAACTCTCCACGCGACGGCGCGAGCAGGTGAAGATAAGCGGGGCGGACGACTTCGCCCGCGTGGACCGCGTCCGCGCCGACAGCGACGCCGTCCTCGTCGGCGTCGGCACCGTCCTCGCGGACGACCCGCACCTGACGCTGGACGACGAGACGTACCGGGACGAACGCCGCGCGGACGGGCGCGACCCGAACCCCGCCCGCGTCGTCGCCGACTCCCGCGCGCGCACCCCGACGGACGCCCGCATCGTCGACGACGCCGCGACGACGTACGTCCTCGTGAGCGAGTCCGCCCCGGAGGACCGAGTCGCCGCCCTCGAACGGGCCGGGGCGACCGTCGTCGTCGCGGGCGAGACGCGCGTCTCGTTCCCCGAGGCGTTCGCGGAACTGGAACGCCGCGGCGTCGAGCGCACGATGGTCGAGGGCGGCGGCGAGGTCATCTTCTCGCTGTTCGAGGACGGTCTGGTGGACGAACTCAGCCTGTACGTCGGGTCGGTCGTCGTCGGCGGGCGCGACGCGCCGACGTTGGCGGACGGCGAGGGGTTCGTGGCGGACTTCCCGACGCTGGACCTCCGCGGCGTCGAACGCGTCGACGACGGCGTCCTCCTCACGTACGACGTCGACTGA
- a CDS encoding DUF7510 family protein, whose product MSDADTAADEGQVTFSLSIEDGETVITMRGDRDTAVVVESASGERIYLPPEDFERGARQRSDSPYQPAQQDSPYQSAQQDSPYQSARDDSPYQSARQSLPREGLVPTSDGYRIRHPEPATDVRLLR is encoded by the coding sequence ATGAGTGACGCGGACACCGCGGCCGACGAGGGACAGGTCACCTTCTCGCTGAGCATCGAAGACGGCGAGACGGTCATCACGATGCGCGGCGACCGAGACACCGCCGTCGTCGTCGAGTCCGCGTCGGGCGAGCGAATCTACCTCCCGCCGGAGGACTTCGAACGCGGCGCGCGCCAGCGAAGCGACAGCCCGTACCAACCGGCCCAGCAGGACAGCCCGTATCAGTCCGCACAACAGGACAGCCCGTACCAGTCGGCCCGCGACGACTCGCCGTACCAGTCCGCGCGCCAGAGTCTCCCCCGAGAGGGACTGGTGCCGACGTCCGACGGCTACCGCATCCGCCACCCGGAACCGGCGACGGACGTGCGACTGCTCCGTTAG
- a CDS encoding FUN14 domain-containing protein, with protein MPDPLQLSIDPTSLGLEFGSGAVIGGIIGFAAKKVAKIIAVIVGLELALFKFLESRGILSVDWEKLTSGLVKTSQDAATGAPPSWLSSILSTLSISAGFTGGFLVGFKKG; from the coding sequence ATGCCCGACCCGCTACAACTGTCCATCGACCCCACCTCGCTCGGACTGGAGTTCGGGAGTGGTGCGGTCATCGGCGGCATCATCGGCTTCGCGGCGAAGAAAGTCGCGAAGATAATCGCCGTCATCGTCGGTCTGGAACTGGCCCTGTTCAAGTTCCTCGAATCGCGCGGCATCCTCTCGGTGGATTGGGAGAAACTGACGTCCGGGCTCGTGAAGACGAGTCAGGACGCCGCCACGGGGGCACCGCCCAGTTGGCTCTCCTCGATACTCTCGACGCTCTCCATCTCCGCCGGCTTCACCGGCGGGTTCCTCGTCGGCTTCAAGAAGGGATAA
- a CDS encoding ribosome assembly factor SBDS has protein sequence MISLDEAVTARLESHGERFEVLIDPDAALAIKRDEFEGDLEDVIAAEDVFEDASRGDRPAEEDLETVFGTTDPMEIIPEVIKRGEIQITAEQRREMQEQKRKQLINTITRNAVNPQMDNAPHPPERIERALEEAGFKVDPMEKVESQVDDALEALRPVIPIRFDEVTVAVQIPANYAGKTQAQVREYGDLEREEWQNDGSWVGVVTFPAGMQNDFYDMVNEYTSGEAETRIVKDKDELSTR, from the coding sequence ATGATTTCACTCGACGAAGCGGTGACCGCCAGACTGGAATCTCACGGTGAACGCTTCGAGGTTCTCATCGACCCGGACGCGGCCCTCGCCATCAAGCGAGACGAGTTCGAGGGCGACTTAGAGGACGTCATCGCCGCCGAGGACGTGTTCGAGGACGCCTCTCGCGGCGACCGACCGGCCGAGGAGGACCTGGAGACGGTGTTCGGGACGACGGACCCGATGGAGATAATCCCCGAAGTCATCAAGCGCGGCGAGATTCAGATCACCGCCGAGCAGCGCCGGGAGATGCAGGAGCAGAAGCGGAAACAACTCATCAACACCATCACCCGCAACGCGGTCAACCCGCAGATGGACAACGCGCCGCACCCGCCGGAGCGCATCGAACGCGCCTTAGAGGAGGCAGGGTTCAAGGTCGACCCGATGGAGAAGGTGGAGTCGCAGGTGGACGACGCGCTGGAGGCGCTCCGTCCGGTCATCCCCATCCGGTTCGACGAGGTGACCGTCGCCGTCCAGATTCCCGCGAACTACGCGGGGAAGACGCAGGCGCAGGTCAGAGAGTACGGCGACTTAGAGCGCGAGGAGTGGCAGAACGACGGGTCGTGGGTCGGCGTCGTCACCTTCCCGGCCGGGATGCAGAACGACTTCTACGACATGGTGAACGAGTACACCTCCGGCGAGGCGGAGACGCGCATCGTGAAGGACAAGGACGAACTGAGTACGCGGTAA
- the hflX gene encoding GTPase HflX, which translates to MSDGTRAVVAKRVDSGESADLSEITDLARAAGYDVVGTLSQSREEDAAFHFGEGKVDELAGLVVETDAAAVIVDNRLGPYQTYNIGGKLPEGVEVVDRFTLILEIFGQRASTRKAQLQVELAELRYELPRAEAKASLAKRDERPGFMGLGEYDESRERDIKAQISRIKNELDAIADKEETRREQRRESGFDLVALAGYTNAGKSTLMRRLAEDLEVGENDDLHPDLDPTAESEDRLFTTLGTTTRRAETGTRNVLLTDTVGFVSDLPHWLVESFKSTLDSVYRADLVLLVVDASEPVEEMRDKLVTCHDTLYERNEAPIVTVLNKIDVVDGAELDRKMDALRALAPNPVAVSGLTGENVGALADRIERELPDWREERLLLPMSDDAMSLVSWLYDHGHVENEEYDGENVLVEFEARPAIVEKARAKAAEVQSGETGDAEAEAEADGGYRS; encoded by the coding sequence ATGAGCGACGGCACCCGCGCCGTCGTCGCCAAGCGCGTCGATTCGGGCGAGTCAGCCGACCTGTCGGAGATAACGGACCTCGCGCGCGCCGCGGGGTACGACGTGGTCGGAACGCTCTCGCAGTCGCGCGAGGAGGACGCCGCGTTCCACTTCGGCGAGGGCAAGGTGGACGAACTCGCCGGACTCGTCGTCGAGACGGACGCCGCGGCGGTCATCGTCGACAACCGCCTCGGCCCGTACCAGACGTACAACATCGGCGGCAAACTCCCCGAGGGGGTCGAAGTCGTCGACCGCTTCACGCTCATCCTGGAGATATTCGGCCAGCGAGCCAGTACGCGGAAGGCCCAGCTACAGGTCGAACTCGCGGAACTCCGGTACGAACTCCCGCGCGCGGAGGCGAAAGCCTCCCTCGCGAAACGCGACGAGCGTCCGGGGTTCATGGGCCTCGGGGAGTACGACGAGTCGCGCGAACGGGACATCAAGGCCCAGATTTCGCGCATCAAGAACGAACTCGACGCCATCGCCGACAAGGAGGAGACGCGGCGCGAACAGCGTCGCGAGTCCGGGTTCGATCTCGTCGCCCTCGCGGGCTACACGAACGCCGGCAAGTCCACGCTGATGCGTCGACTCGCCGAGGACCTCGAAGTCGGCGAGAACGACGACTTGCACCCCGACCTGGACCCGACGGCGGAGTCCGAGGACCGCCTGTTCACCACGCTCGGGACGACGACGCGCCGCGCCGAGACGGGGACCCGAAACGTCCTCCTCACCGACACCGTCGGCTTCGTCTCGGACCTGCCGCACTGGCTGGTCGAGTCGTTCAAGTCCACGCTCGACTCGGTGTACCGCGCGGACCTCGTCCTCCTCGTCGTGGACGCCTCCGAACCCGTCGAGGAGATGCGCGACAAACTCGTCACCTGCCACGACACGCTGTACGAACGCAACGAGGCGCCCATCGTGACGGTGCTGAACAAGATAGACGTGGTGGACGGGGCGGAACTCGACCGGAAGATGGACGCGCTTCGCGCCCTCGCGCCGAACCCCGTCGCCGTCTCGGGACTGACCGGCGAGAACGTCGGGGCACTCGCCGACAGAATCGAGCGCGAACTGCCCGACTGGCGCGAGGAGCGCCTGCTCCTGCCGATGTCGGACGACGCGATGAGCCTCGTCTCGTGGCTGTACGACCACGGCCACGTGGAGAACGAGGAGTACGACGGCGAGAACGTCCTCGTCGAGTTCGAGGCCCGCCCCGCCATCGTCGAGAAGGCCCGCGCGAAGGCCGCCGAGGTGCAGTCCGGAGAGACCGGTGACGCCGAGGCGGAGGCCGAGGCCGACGGCGGCTATCGGTCGTAG
- a CDS encoding Single-stranded DNA binding protein: protein MNVDEHAEELASTLGVDKSEVKSDLKNLLSYSVPIDEAKQSIRRKHGGDSGGSASPTAKDVADVTTENGNVTVTVRVLTVGRRSIRYQGEEQTIREGELADATGKISYTSWEDFGFEAGDSVTVGNANVREWEGEPELNLGQSTTVAVETTPVETPYETGGDTNLVDLRAGDRGRNVEVQVLESEERTISGRDGDTTIRSGVVADESARLPFTDWGARPELREGETFRFEDVYVREFRGVPQVNLSEFTTVTPLGRDVDVKDEAPRMRVGEAVGSGGMFDVEVVGNLLEVRDGSGLIERCPDCGRVLQNSQCRTHGDVDGEDDMRVKAIIDDGSGTVTAVLDRDLTERLYGGTMAEAMEAAREAMDKEVVADEIRRQVVGREFRVRGNLSVDDYGANLEATEFAEATDDAADRATALLSEVRA, encoded by the coding sequence ATGAACGTGGACGAACACGCCGAGGAACTCGCCTCCACCCTCGGAGTAGACAAATCGGAGGTCAAATCCGACCTGAAGAACCTGCTGTCGTACAGCGTCCCCATCGACGAAGCCAAACAGAGCATCCGCCGCAAACACGGCGGCGACTCCGGCGGGAGTGCCTCCCCGACGGCGAAGGACGTGGCCGACGTGACCACCGAGAACGGCAACGTCACCGTCACCGTGCGCGTGCTGACCGTCGGACGGCGCTCGATTCGCTATCAGGGCGAAGAGCAGACCATCCGAGAGGGCGAACTCGCGGACGCGACGGGGAAGATATCCTACACGTCGTGGGAGGACTTCGGCTTCGAGGCGGGCGACTCCGTGACCGTCGGGAACGCCAACGTGCGCGAGTGGGAGGGCGAACCCGAGTTGAACCTCGGGCAGAGCACCACCGTCGCCGTCGAGACGACGCCCGTCGAGACGCCGTACGAAACGGGCGGCGACACGAACCTCGTCGACCTGCGCGCGGGTGACCGCGGCCGCAACGTGGAGGTTCAGGTACTCGAATCCGAGGAGCGGACCATCTCCGGGCGCGACGGCGACACCACCATCCGGTCGGGCGTCGTCGCCGACGAGTCCGCGCGACTCCCCTTCACCGACTGGGGGGCGCGACCCGAACTCCGCGAGGGCGAGACGTTCCGCTTCGAGGACGTGTACGTCCGGGAGTTCCGCGGCGTCCCGCAGGTGAACCTCTCTGAGTTCACGACGGTGACTCCCCTCGGACGCGACGTGGACGTGAAGGACGAGGCGCCGCGGATGCGCGTCGGCGAGGCCGTCGGGTCGGGCGGGATGTTCGACGTGGAAGTCGTCGGCAACCTGCTCGAAGTCCGCGACGGGTCGGGCCTCATCGAGCGCTGTCCGGACTGCGGGCGCGTCCTCCAGAACAGCCAGTGCCGGACGCACGGCGACGTCGACGGCGAGGACGACATGCGCGTGAAGGCCATTATCGACGACGGGAGCGGGACCGTGACCGCCGTCCTCGACCGCGACCTGACGGAGCGACTGTACGGCGGGACGATGGCCGAGGCGATGGAAGCGGCCCGCGAGGCGATGGACAAGGAAGTCGTCGCCGACGAGATTCGCCGACAGGTCGTCGGCCGGGAGTTCCGCGTCCGCGGCAACCTCTCGGTGGACGACTACGGCGCGAACCTCGAGGCGACCGAGTTCGCCGAGGCGACCGACGACGCCGCCGACCGCGCGACGGCCCTGCTCTCGGAGGTGCGGGCATGA